A region from the Alnus glutinosa chromosome 5, dhAlnGlut1.1, whole genome shotgun sequence genome encodes:
- the LOC133867920 gene encoding cysteine-rich receptor-like protein kinase 44, with amino-acid sequence MVSSRLLFFLSAIFLLTAPAVAQTPDFLYHDCLNDKGNYTANSTYERNLNHLLSSLSSNTEIDHGFYNSSYGQNSDQVFAIELCRGDVDPDVCRGCLNISTSLLKQHCPIQKEAIGWFDYCMLRYSNRSIFGVVETLPGFRMWSPYNVSANYLNQFNDDLRTLLESLRSEAVAGGPLRKFAARNATAPNFQTLYALVQCTADLSEQDCNNCLVGAIQDIPQCCGGKQGGRVIGPSCNIRFETYEFYNSTAASSPPSSPGEPPESPSPPLTNTNTTKGSESNTSRTIIIIIVSIAAFVVLVISFCVYFRVKRRPRREKLETAEDDEIRSVESLQFDFSTIRVATDNFSEANKLGQGGFGDVYKGRLSDGQVIAIKRLSKNSGQGDLEFKNEVLLVAKLQHRNLVRLLGFCLERDERLLIYEFMPNTSLDHFLFDPIKRAHLDWQRRYKIIGGIARGILYLHEDSRLRIIHRDLKASNILLDAEMNSKISDFGMARLFLLDQTQGNTSRIVGTYGYMAPEYAMHGQFSVKSDVFSFGVLVLEIVSGQKNNCFRNGENVEDLLSYAWKNWREGTASNIVDPTIMLGATTEIMRCIHIGLLCVQENVADRPTMASVILMLNSYSITLQVPSQPAFFMHSNIDLETTSRWMQSTWVTKSDERSKGNSVEASRNEASITELYPR; translated from the exons ATGGTTTCCTCTAGATTACTTTTCTTCCTCTCTGCCATCTTCTTACTCACTGCTCCAGCAGTAGCGCAGACGCCAGACTTCCTTTATCATGACTGTTTAAACGACAAGGGAAACTACACCGCCAACAGTACCTATGAGAGAAACCTCAACCACCTCCTCTCCTCCCTCTCCTCCAACACAGAAATTGACCATGGCTTCTACAATTCCTCTTATGGCCAAAACTCGGACCAGGTATTTGCAATTGAACTTTGCAGAGGAGATGTTGATCCAGATGTTTGCCGTGGTTGCCTCAATATATCTACGTCTCTTCTCAAGCAGCACTGCCCCATTCAGAAGGAGGCAATTGGATGGTTCGACTACTGTATGTTACGATACTCAAATCGCTCCATTTTCGGCGTCGTGGAAACTCTTCCAGGATTCAGAATGTGGAGCCCGTATAACGTATCGGCCAATTACTTGAATCAATTTAACGATGATCTTAGGACCTTGTTGGAAAGCCTAAGAAGTGAAGCTGTAGCAGGTGGTCCTCTTCGTAAGTTTGCAGCAAGAAACGCAACCGCACCGAACTTTCAAACATTATATGCACTTGTACAGTGTACAGCTGATTTGTCTGAGCAAGATTGCAACAATTGCTTAGTTGGGGCTATTCAAGATATTCCACAATGTTGTGGTGGTAAGCAAGGTGGGAGAGTCATTGGTCCCAGCTGTAATATCAGGTTTGAGACCTACGAGTTCTATAACTCGACAGCGGCTTCGTCACCACCATCATCTCCAGGAGAACCACCAGAATCTCCTTCTCCACCATTAaccaacaccaatacaacaaaaG gTAGCGAGAGCAACACATCTAGGACTATCATCATTATAATTGTGTCAATTGCTGCTTTTGTGGTACTAGTCATCTCCTTCTGCGTATATTTCAGAGTAAAGAGGAGGCCAAGAAGAGAGAAACTTGAAA CTGCTGAAGATGATGAGATTAGAAGCGTGGAATCCTTGCAATTTGACTTCAGCACTATCAGAGTTGCTACAGATAACTTTTCTGAAGCAAATAAGCTCGGGCAAGGTGGATTTGGTGATGTTTATAAG GGTAGACTTTCTGATGGACAAGTTATAGCCATAAAAAGATTATCGAAGAATTCCGGACAAGGAGatttagaatttaaaaatgaagtcCTATTAGTTGCCAAGCTTCAACATCGTAATCTAGTTAGGCTGCTAGGCTTTTGCTTGGAAAGAGATGAAAGGCTTTTGATATATGAGTTTATGCCAAATACAAGCCTCGATCACTTCCTTTTTG ATCCAATCAAGCGTGCACATTTGGATTGGCAAAGGCGCTACAAGATCATAGGAGGCATCGCTAGGGGAATTCTTtatcttcatgaagattctCGACTTCGTATTATTCATCGTGATCTTAAGGCTAGCAACATTCTTTTAGATGCAGAAATGAACtcaaaaatttcagattttggcatggcaaGATTGTTTTTATTGGATCAAACTCAAGGAAATACAAGTAGAATTGTTGGAACCTA CGGATATATGGCTCCAGAGTATGCAATGCATGGACAATTCTCAGTAAAGTCTGATGTCTTTAGTTTCGGTGTATTAGTGTTGGAAATAGTGAGCGGACAGAAGAACAATTGCTTCAGAAATGGAGAGAATGTGGAGGATCTTCTAAGCTAT GCATGGAAAAATTGGAGAGAGGGAACTGCTTCAAATATTGTGGATCCTACAATAATGTTAGGCGCAACAACTGAAATTATGAGATGCATTCACATTGGGCTACTATGTGTTCAAGAAAATGTAGCTGACAGACCAACCATGGCTTCAGTGATTCTTATGCTTAATAGCTACTCCATCACTCTCCAAGTACCCTCGCAGCCTGCATTTTTTATGCACAGCAATATTGACTTAGAAACAACATCTCGATGGATGCAAAGCACGTGGGTTACAAAGTCAGACGAAAGATCTAAAGGCAATTCCGTCGAAGCCTCAAGAAATGAGGCTTCAATTACTGAGCTCTACCCGCGCTAG